The following proteins are co-located in the Fodinibius salicampi genome:
- a CDS encoding Gfo/Idh/MocA family protein — MSKDQKDGKGKANDMSRKDFLSTSAAAAAGFFVVPRHVLGGPGYKAPSDRLNIACIGVGGMGASNTESLSELGENIYALCDVDEEYAAETLYSYPKAKRYIDFREMLDKEDEIDAVMVATPDNTHAAIAIYAMERGKHAFVQKPLTRTIYESRRMAEVAEETGVATQMGNQGHAYESTYKIVEYIRQGAIGEVTKVDCWTNRPMGYWPQGADVQESDEMPVVPYTMHWDLWVGPSPYRPYDPDIAPFAWRGRWDFGAGALGDMGAHIMDQPYWALELGMPEQVHASSTPFNNEAFPLGSSVHYTFPAKGDRAEVELNWYDGGLLPPRPEELEDGKQMGASGGGMIFHGSEGKLMADVYGQNPRFIPESDIEEIGEPEKTMERSPGIHEEWVAAAKGNGTTSSNFEYAAALTETMLIGNMAIRFKDANIKLQWDAENMRVKNLEEANEWLDDRNDFRPGWREVIG, encoded by the coding sequence ATGAGTAAAGATCAGAAGGATGGCAAAGGGAAGGCTAATGACATGTCGCGTAAGGATTTCTTAAGCACTTCAGCCGCCGCAGCGGCTGGATTTTTTGTAGTGCCCCGGCACGTGTTAGGCGGACCGGGATACAAAGCGCCGAGCGACCGACTGAATATTGCCTGTATTGGTGTAGGTGGAATGGGAGCTTCAAATACGGAGTCGCTATCTGAGTTAGGCGAAAATATCTATGCGCTCTGTGATGTGGATGAAGAATATGCAGCCGAAACACTATACAGTTATCCCAAAGCCAAGCGCTATATCGATTTCCGGGAAATGTTGGATAAGGAAGATGAGATAGATGCGGTAATGGTAGCTACGCCTGATAACACACACGCAGCCATTGCTATTTACGCGATGGAAAGGGGGAAGCACGCTTTTGTACAGAAACCACTGACACGGACTATTTATGAATCCCGCCGGATGGCAGAGGTAGCAGAGGAAACGGGGGTGGCCACACAGATGGGAAATCAGGGCCATGCTTATGAAAGTACCTATAAGATTGTAGAGTACATCCGTCAGGGAGCAATCGGAGAAGTTACCAAAGTTGATTGCTGGACCAACCGTCCCATGGGATACTGGCCGCAAGGTGCTGACGTTCAGGAGTCGGATGAAATGCCGGTTGTACCCTATACAATGCATTGGGATTTATGGGTTGGTCCCTCGCCATATCGGCCCTATGACCCGGATATCGCACCATTTGCCTGGCGCGGCCGCTGGGATTTCGGCGCAGGTGCATTGGGAGACATGGGAGCTCATATCATGGACCAGCCGTATTGGGCCCTTGAATTGGGAATGCCTGAACAAGTACATGCCAGTTCCACTCCTTTCAATAATGAAGCATTTCCGCTCGGCTCATCCGTACACTATACATTTCCAGCTAAAGGAGATCGTGCTGAAGTAGAACTCAACTGGTATGATGGAGGGTTATTGCCACCACGTCCGGAAGAACTGGAGGATGGTAAACAGATGGGAGCTAGTGGTGGCGGGATGATTTTTCATGGTTCTGAGGGCAAACTTATGGCTGATGTTTATGGGCAGAATCCCCGATTTATTCCCGAATCGGATATCGAAGAAATTGGCGAGCCGGAAAAGACGATGGAGCGTTCACCGGGCATCCATGAAGAATGGGTGGCGGCAGCCAAGGGTAATGGAACCACTTCGTCAAACTTTGAATACGCTGCAGCCCTTACTGAAACAATGCTGATTGGTAACATGGCGATCCGCTTCAAGGATGCCAATATTAAGCTTCAGTGGGATGCGGAAAATATGCGTGTGAAGAATCTGGAAGAAGCAAATGAATGGCTGGATGATCGCAATGATTTCCGTCCGGGCTGGAGAGAGGTTATTGGATAA
- a CDS encoding glycoside hydrolase family 43 protein, with the protein MKKSILLFIFLLYSGSLFAQEQDIERAGNPVFDGWYADPEGTVFGDQYWIFPTFSAPYAQQVHMDAFSSPDLVNWTKHEQIIDTAAVAWADSAMWAPSIIQKDDKYFLFFAANDIQNNEQMGGIGVGVSDKPGGPYKDYLGEPLLDKFHNGAQPIDQFVFQDKDGQYYMIYGGWGHCNIVKLKDDFTGFEPYDDGTVFKEITPEGYVEGSFMFIRDGKYYFMWSEGGWGGPNYQVAYAIADSPFGPFERIGVVLKQDPSVATGAGHHSLIKVPEEDEWYIVYHRRPLDETDPNHRVTSIDKLEFNENGRIKPVTITFEGVKKRSLQ; encoded by the coding sequence ATGAAAAAGAGCATTCTCCTCTTCATTTTTCTCCTGTATTCAGGATCATTATTTGCTCAAGAACAAGATATCGAACGAGCCGGCAATCCCGTATTCGATGGATGGTATGCCGATCCCGAAGGCACTGTTTTTGGAGATCAGTATTGGATTTTTCCCACTTTTTCGGCTCCCTATGCCCAACAGGTACATATGGATGCTTTCTCTTCCCCGGATTTAGTCAATTGGACCAAACACGAGCAGATTATCGATACAGCTGCCGTGGCCTGGGCCGACAGCGCTATGTGGGCTCCGTCTATCATCCAAAAAGACGACAAATACTTTCTCTTTTTTGCAGCCAACGACATCCAAAATAACGAGCAAATGGGTGGTATTGGCGTTGGCGTTTCTGATAAACCGGGCGGTCCCTATAAAGATTATTTAGGAGAGCCGCTGCTGGATAAATTCCATAATGGCGCACAACCAATCGACCAGTTCGTATTTCAGGATAAAGATGGTCAATACTATATGATTTACGGTGGATGGGGACACTGCAACATCGTGAAACTAAAGGACGATTTTACTGGCTTTGAACCCTACGATGATGGCACGGTATTCAAGGAGATTACTCCGGAAGGATATGTTGAAGGTTCGTTTATGTTTATCCGAGATGGCAAATATTATTTTATGTGGTCGGAAGGCGGATGGGGCGGCCCCAATTACCAAGTAGCCTATGCTATTGCTGATTCTCCATTCGGACCTTTTGAGCGGATTGGAGTAGTGCTTAAACAGGATCCTTCGGTAGCCACCGGCGCCGGACACCATTCGCTGATTAAAGTGCCGGAAGAAGACGAATGGTATATTGTTTATCATCGGCGACCGCTGGACGAGACTGATCCTAATCATCGGGTAACTTCCATCGACAAGCTAGAATTTAATGAAAATGGACGCATCAAACCGGTAACCATCACCTTCGAAGGCGTTAAAAAGCGGAGCTTGCAATAA
- a CDS encoding BatD family protein — protein MKKIGNFCRILGSAAVLLTFLSLQVVAQSDVTVVATVSENTSYTGERIQLSIQISGDFSDISRPELPEFEGMRLLSNTPSTSRSYQYINGQSSTSYTYSYQLIAQQEGTFEIPSIPITIDGKQHSTNPISVEIINRNESARSSGDDRPEIFLRLEVSDQQPIQGQQVVADVVLYFRDGLEVNSYQPIPGWKAEGFWKEELENSERPQATSTILNGVRYRKARLLQFAVFPTKSGELEISPYEIVVSVRSSRSREDSFSSFFGGFGSNQRQVELETDPVALNVQPLPDIGEEIYFGAVGNFDISRSISTRNAIEGESIEITTRISGTGNIPLISKPEYTLPDGIEVYEPQENENINRRNGRISGTKTFTDVIIARSAGNYTIPEKEIAYYNPSQNSYATQTLPALNIAIERNPDRVAVDNNNQSLPVAPVTGLASWSVPTSQSLLSYWWFWAGIIIPIILLAVAYRQKSYIDKMQTDRAFARSKKASDKADQRLEDAITLSEEGNIKDAYNMLQKAIIGFISDRLNLPEAGLSNSDIIEALQKENIDKELVKNIRMLLDKCASISYAPSTSHEYLKSHVGLAQSTLDKLKKVL, from the coding sequence ATGAAAAAGATTGGTAATTTTTGCCGGATACTGGGTTCTGCGGCTGTACTGCTGACCTTCCTTTCGTTACAGGTGGTGGCACAATCGGATGTTACGGTTGTGGCTACGGTTTCTGAAAATACCAGCTATACCGGCGAACGCATACAGCTTTCAATCCAAATCAGTGGTGATTTTAGCGATATATCCCGGCCTGAACTTCCGGAATTTGAAGGCATGCGGTTGCTGAGTAATACTCCGTCTACCTCCAGAAGCTATCAATATATTAATGGCCAGAGCAGTACCTCATATACCTATAGTTATCAATTAATAGCCCAGCAGGAAGGAACCTTTGAGATCCCCTCTATTCCTATTACCATCGACGGCAAACAGCATTCGACCAATCCCATTAGCGTTGAGATCATAAATCGTAATGAATCAGCCCGCTCTTCCGGCGATGACCGGCCCGAAATTTTTCTCCGGCTAGAGGTTTCTGACCAGCAACCCATACAGGGCCAGCAAGTGGTGGCCGATGTAGTGCTATATTTTAGGGATGGATTGGAAGTAAACTCCTATCAGCCTATTCCTGGCTGGAAAGCAGAAGGCTTTTGGAAAGAGGAACTGGAAAACAGCGAACGCCCACAGGCGACTTCGACCATTTTAAATGGGGTGCGTTATCGGAAAGCGCGATTGTTACAATTTGCGGTATTCCCTACCAAAAGTGGCGAGCTCGAGATAAGTCCCTATGAAATTGTCGTATCGGTACGATCCAGCCGTTCACGGGAAGATTCCTTTAGTAGTTTTTTTGGAGGATTCGGTAGTAATCAACGACAGGTTGAGCTGGAAACGGATCCCGTTGCCCTCAATGTACAACCGCTACCTGACATTGGAGAGGAAATATATTTTGGAGCAGTAGGCAATTTTGATATATCACGAAGCATCAGCACCCGCAACGCGATTGAAGGAGAATCTATTGAAATCACGACTCGCATAAGCGGGACCGGGAATATACCTCTCATTTCGAAACCTGAGTATACGCTGCCAGATGGTATTGAGGTCTACGAGCCCCAGGAAAATGAAAATATTAACAGACGTAATGGACGTATCAGTGGTACCAAAACATTTACCGATGTAATTATTGCCCGTTCAGCCGGAAATTATACAATTCCGGAAAAGGAGATCGCCTACTACAATCCCTCGCAAAATTCTTACGCTACCCAAACGCTTCCCGCTCTTAATATCGCTATTGAACGAAATCCTGATCGAGTTGCCGTGGATAACAATAACCAGTCATTGCCGGTAGCTCCCGTCACCGGACTTGCCAGCTGGTCTGTACCTACTAGTCAATCGCTGCTTTCTTATTGGTGGTTTTGGGCGGGAATCATTATCCCGATCATTCTATTAGCAGTTGCTTACCGGCAGAAATCATATATCGACAAAATGCAGACGGATCGCGCTTTTGCCCGGTCTAAGAAAGCTTCTGACAAGGCAGACCAGCGGCTTGAAGATGCAATCACTCTTTCCGAGGAAGGAAATATTAAGGATGCCTATAATATGCTCCAAAAAGCGATAATAGGGTTTATCAGTGACCGGTTAAATCTTCCGGAAGCCGGCCTTTCCAACAGTGATATTATAGAAGCACTTCAAAAGGAGAATATCGATAAAGAGCTTGTCAAAAACATTCGTATGCTCCTCGACAAATGTGCTTCCATCAGTTATGCTCCCTCTACTTCCCACGAATATCTTAAATCTCACGTAGGGTTGGCACAAAGCACCCTGGATAAATTGAAAAAAGTATTATAG
- a CDS encoding dipeptidase, whose translation MSDVSDYITDHKEQFKDELFEFLRIPSISTSSEHKEDVRNAANFLIKNLKSLNLDRVELFETDGNPIVYGELETDHSKPTVLVYGHYDVQPPDPLDLWKTQPFEPTVREGDIYARGASDDKGQSFTHVKALEAYQKSGKEFPVNIKFIFEGEEEVGSPNLVPFIESHQELLSCDMVLISDTAMFAEDTPSITYGLRGLAYMEVEVTGPNRDLHSGVYGGAVKNPANALAEIIAKLKDDNGVIQIPNFYDKVKVLSEEEREAYSKLPFDEEKYKNDLGLKKLHGEKGYSTLERASARPTLDVNGLWSGYQGEGAKTVLPSKAGAKISMRLVPDQDPKNIAQLFKEHVESIAPETVSVTVTKHHGGHPAMTDLSFYGLKAAAEAFEEVYNKEPLFSREGGSIPIVADFQKILGAQSILMGFGLNSDAIHSPNEKFALKDFYRGIQTSAKFFEVLPDYG comes from the coding sequence ATGTCTGATGTATCTGATTACATTACTGACCATAAGGAACAGTTTAAGGACGAGCTTTTCGAATTCTTACGGATTCCTAGTATCAGTACCAGCTCTGAACATAAAGAAGATGTTCGAAACGCTGCTAATTTTTTGATCAAAAACCTCAAGTCACTCAACCTCGATCGGGTAGAACTTTTTGAAACAGACGGTAATCCTATTGTCTACGGTGAACTGGAAACTGATCATTCAAAGCCAACAGTTCTGGTTTACGGGCATTACGATGTCCAGCCCCCCGACCCATTAGACTTATGGAAGACCCAGCCTTTTGAACCTACGGTCCGGGAAGGAGATATTTATGCACGGGGTGCCAGTGACGATAAGGGTCAGTCATTTACTCATGTAAAAGCGCTTGAAGCGTATCAGAAATCAGGCAAAGAATTTCCCGTAAATATTAAGTTTATTTTTGAGGGAGAGGAAGAGGTCGGCTCTCCAAATTTAGTACCCTTTATTGAATCGCACCAAGAGTTGCTCTCCTGCGATATGGTCTTAATATCTGATACCGCAATGTTTGCTGAAGATACTCCTTCTATTACCTATGGATTACGGGGACTGGCGTATATGGAAGTTGAAGTTACAGGGCCCAACCGCGATTTACACTCCGGTGTTTATGGGGGCGCTGTTAAAAATCCAGCCAATGCACTTGCAGAAATTATAGCCAAACTGAAAGATGATAACGGTGTCATCCAGATTCCGAATTTCTATGATAAAGTGAAAGTACTTTCGGAAGAGGAACGTGAAGCCTATAGCAAACTTCCCTTTGACGAAGAAAAGTATAAAAACGACCTCGGACTTAAAAAATTACACGGTGAAAAGGGCTACAGTACCCTGGAACGGGCCTCTGCACGTCCTACTCTTGACGTTAACGGACTTTGGAGCGGCTACCAGGGCGAAGGGGCCAAAACAGTACTTCCATCCAAAGCCGGGGCTAAGATAAGCATGCGTTTAGTTCCCGATCAGGATCCCAAAAATATTGCCCAACTTTTTAAAGAGCATGTAGAATCCATTGCACCAGAAACGGTCTCGGTTACCGTTACGAAACACCACGGCGGACATCCGGCCATGACCGACCTCTCTTTCTATGGATTAAAAGCGGCAGCCGAAGCTTTCGAGGAAGTATATAATAAAGAACCACTGTTTAGCCGTGAAGGTGGATCCATCCCCATCGTCGCTGACTTCCAAAAAATTTTGGGAGCACAGTCTATTTTAATGGGATTTGGCTTAAACAGCGATGCTATTCACTCTCCCAATGAAAAGTTTGCACTTAAAGACTTCTATCGCGGCATACAAACTTCGGCCAAGTTCTTTGAGGTACTGCCTGACTATGGTTAA